The Helianthus annuus cultivar XRQ/B chromosome 16, HanXRQr2.0-SUNRISE, whole genome shotgun sequence genome includes a window with the following:
- the LOC118488260 gene encoding uncharacterized protein LOC118488260 yields MSTTPAPANAKLANEPENNLRRSRRLRERSLVVAQRIAAAIDELVVLSDSESSEEDRGSIMAEDDQPLNETGRPGGEGLLPSIARPMIAAPSFEIKSSIINMLQNSVQFDGKDHKDPGRHIASFLEVCSTFKIRDVSEDAIRLRLFPFSLQDKARSWLLSLPAGSITTWNEMADLFMQKYFPPEKTAKLKNRIMTFKQDEGESLHAAWERFKDLLIDVPHHGLSKRQLVLNFYQGLSYDSQERIDVYVGGDLGTKTPKEAYAIIEKATLKSSSHHSGVRNKASSIPGVHQVDTYTVLAAQIRALAARFDQAQNVSKVKSSGEQCGVSHEPGSGSSSEPHASQSNSKLEEMMAQLLGNFNCANQIAENRYQQHEERFMAQEGEMRSQKASIQTIENQVGQLAKMLSERPPSGLPGNTEPNPKGRVNAPHV; encoded by the exons ATGTCCACGACCCCTGCACCCGCTAACGCTAAGCTAGCCAACGAACCAGAAAATAACCTAAGAAGAAGTAGGCGGCTTCGTGAAAGATCACTTGTTGTTGCACAAAGGATTGCGGCCGCAATCGACGAACTAGTGGTACTTTCTGATAGCGAGAGTTCAGAGGAAGACAGAGGAAGCATAATGGCGGAGGACGACCAGCCTTTGAATGAGACCGGCCGCCCAGGAGGAGAGGGCTTGCTACCGAGCATCGCCCGACCTATGATAGCAGCACCGAGTTTTGAAATCAAATCTAGTATAATTAACATGTTACAAAACTCTGTGCAGTTTGATGGGAAGGATCACAAAGATCCAGGTCGGCACATCGCTTCATTTCTCGAAGTGTGCTCGACTTTCAAAATTCGAGACGTTTCTGAAGACGCAATCCGTTTGCGGCTATTTCCATTCTCTTTGCAAGACAAAGCCCGATCTTGGCTTTTGTCACTTCCAGCAGGGTCCATCACGACTTGGAATGAGATGGCAGATCTTTTTATGCAAAAATACTTCCCGCCGGAAAAGACAGCTAAGCTAAAGAATCGTATAATGACATTTAAACAGGATGAAGGAGAATCTCTACACGCAGCTTGGGAGAGGTTCAAAGATCTTCTGATCGATGTTCCACATCATGGGTTGTCCAAAAGGCAACTTGTGTTGAACTTCTACCAGGGACTCAGCTACGACTCACAAGAACGCATAGACGTGTATGTaggaggcgatcttggaactaaaACACCAAAGGAAGCCTACGCAATTATAGAGAAAGCTACCTTGAAGTCGAGTTCGCATCACAGTGGAGTGCGAAATAAAGCATCATCTATTCCTGGAGTTCATCAGGTGGATACGTATACAGTTCTTGCAGCGCAGATCAGAGCTTTGGCAGCAAGGTTTGATCAAGCTCAGAACGTTTCGAAGGTAAAATCATCAGGTGAGCAGTGTGGCGTGTCACACGAGCCAG GCTCCGGGAGCAGTTCCGAGCCTCACGCCTCTCAGAGTAACTCTAAGCTAGAGGAGATGATGGCACAGCTGTTAGGAAACTTTAATTGTGCTAATCAGATAGCCGAGAACCGCTACCAACAACATGAGGAACGATTCATGGCCCAAGAAGGGGAGATGCGGAGTCAGAAAGCTTCTATACAGACCATTGAGAATCAGGTAGGACAGTTGGCTAAAATGTTGTCTGAGAGACCCCCGAGTGGTCTTCCAGGAAACACAGAGCCGAATCCGAAAGGGCGTGTCAATGCCCCGCACGTTTAA